ATGGCGCCGTATGCGGGCAATCCGCCGATATGCCGGGAGAACGATTTGCGCGAGATTACCATTGGGATGGTAAAGGAACTCTACGGCTGCGACCCGTCCGAGGAAGTGATTGCGGACTTGTTGCGCGTGCGGCACGAGGCATTTCTCTCGGTGTTGGAAACGCCGGACTACGCGCGCGGCGTATTGGAGCGCCTGCGCGAACGGCGGAGTCTCGCCTTGGTGTCCAACTATCCCAATGGCGCGGCCATCCGCGAAGGACTGAACCGCAGCGGTCTCGCGGGCTACTTCAAGGCCGTGGTTGTCTCCGGCGACATGGGATTCTGCAAGCCGCACCCGAAGGTGTTTCGCGTGGCGCTCGAAGCGTTGGCCCTGGGGCCGCGGGAAGCCGTTTACGTCGGCGACAATTGGCTTGCGGATGTGCAGGGGGCCAAGCGCGCGGGAATGGCGATGATCCACACGGTGCAATGGGAAACGCCGGAGCAATTTGACCGGCGCCCGGATGACCTCGCGCCAGATGCGGTCATCCATCACCTGACGGAACTGGAGCCGCTCCTGGCGGAATAGGCAAGACCGCATGACCTCGTCGCACAACGTCGATACCGGAACGGCAGCGAACCTCTGTCCGCACTTCGGCGTATGCGGAGGCTGCACCGCCCAGGATATGCCTTACGCCGACCAACTGGCTGCAAAACAAGCGGACTTGGAGATGCTGTTCTCCGGTTTCTGGCCGTTTCCCATCCCGGTCATGCCTTCGCCGGTGATCTGGCACTACCGCAACAAAGTGGACCCCACGTTCGCACGAAGACGTTACGAGACGCCGCCACCGCCCGGCTTCGTGCGCGAGACGGTGCTCGGTTTCAAGCAGCGCGGGCGCTGGTTCGCTCCGCTGGACATCCAGGAATGCCGGATTGGCCCGCGCGGGCTGGACGCGCTGGCCGCCGCCGTGCGCGCGTGGGCACAAGAACAGGGCCTGCGCGCTTGGGACGCCCGGAGCCACGACGGCACGCTGCGGGCGTTGCTCGTGCGGGAGAGTTGCCGCACGGGCGAGCGCATGGTCATGCTGCTGACCATCGGCGAGCCCTTTGACAAAGACTCGTTCGTGCGGGCGGTCCTGAGCGTGTATCCCGCGGCGA
This DNA window, taken from Candidatus Hydrogenedentota bacterium, encodes the following:
- a CDS encoding HAD family hydrolase, which produces MALEPKRLKAVVFDYGNTLVPFGCREIARLDAALSRGLARHYPAPEEARVAAIRDRNRMAPYAGNPPICRENDLREITIGMVKELYGCDPSEEVIADLLRVRHEAFLSVLETPDYARGVLERLRERRSLALVSNYPNGAAIREGLNRSGLAGYFKAVVVSGDMGFCKPHPKVFRVALEALALGPREAVYVGDNWLADVQGAKRAGMAMIHTVQWETPEQFDRRPDDLAPDAVIHHLTELEPLLAE